From Deinococcus sp. KSM4-11, a single genomic window includes:
- a CDS encoding SDR family oxidoreductase, whose translation MFRPNSSTTTVLVTGAAGTLGQALIPLLLEAGATVRALSRRSGTDQPGLTWLQGDVTDPAALERAVQGVDVVVHLATNAQKAGADLAMGRAVVTAARAARVPHLVYMSIVSLERMPGAAYCRDKLAVEQLVVDSGVPHTILRATQFHELVALILGMLTLGPVTLVPSGVALQPVDSHVVAQRLAELTLGDVAGRVEDLYGPEALTFEQLAQVFHRTRGVRKVVWSVPIPLPLFRAWRGGAALPTGGQAAGQSWKAWCQLQWPGTLAGEQRA comes from the coding sequence ATGTTCAGACCGAACAGTTCCACGACCACCGTCCTCGTCACCGGCGCGGCCGGGACGCTCGGACAGGCGCTCATTCCACTGCTCCTCGAGGCCGGCGCCACGGTGCGCGCCCTCAGCCGGCGGAGCGGGACGGATCAGCCAGGGCTGACATGGCTCCAGGGCGACGTCACGGATCCGGCAGCCCTGGAGCGGGCCGTTCAGGGCGTCGACGTGGTGGTGCACCTCGCCACCAACGCCCAGAAGGCCGGGGCCGATCTGGCAATGGGCCGGGCTGTGGTCACGGCCGCCAGGGCCGCGCGGGTGCCGCACCTGGTGTACATGAGCATCGTCTCGCTGGAGCGGATGCCGGGCGCGGCCTACTGCCGGGACAAACTCGCGGTGGAGCAGCTGGTGGTGGACAGTGGCGTCCCGCACACCATCCTCCGGGCCACGCAGTTCCACGAGCTGGTGGCGCTGATCCTGGGCATGCTGACCCTCGGGCCGGTGACCCTGGTGCCCAGTGGCGTGGCGCTGCAACCAGTGGACAGCCACGTGGTGGCCCAACGGCTGGCGGAGCTCACGCTGGGGGACGTGGCGGGGCGCGTGGAGGATCTGTATGGCCCGGAGGCCCTCACTTTCGAGCAGCTGGCGCAGGTGTTCCACCGTACCAGGGGGGTCAGGAAGGTCGTGTGGAGCGTGCCGATCCCCCTGCCGCTCTTCCGGGCGTGGCGGGGTGGCGCGGCCCTGCCGACCGGTGGACAGGCGGCGGGGCAATCCTGGAAGGCATGGTGTCAGTTGCAGTGGCCGGGCACCTTGGCCGGGGAACAGCGGGCCTGA